Proteins co-encoded in one Streptomyces sp. SLBN-31 genomic window:
- a CDS encoding acyl-CoA dehydrogenase family protein, with protein sequence MNLGLSEEQEAVRRLARDFVEREITPNVIAWDRAEEADRAIVKKLGEVGFLGLTVDEEYGGSGGDHLAYCLVTEELGRGDSSVRGIVSVSLGLVAKTIAARGSEEQKRRWLPGLTSGEYVGCFGLTEPGTGSDAGNLTTRAVRDGDDYVVNGTKMFITNGTWADVVLLFARSTDAPGHKGVSAFLVPTDTPGLTRRTIHGKLGLRGQATAELALEDVRVPASAMLGEEGKGFSVAMSALAKGRMSVAAGCVGIAQAALDAAVRYAGEREQFGRPIAHHQLVQELISDIAVDVDAARLLTWRVADLIDRGQPFAVESSKAKLFASEAAVRAANNALQVFGGYGYIDEYPAGKLLRDARVMTLYEGTSQIQKLLIGRALTGISAF encoded by the coding sequence GTGAACCTGGGGCTCAGCGAGGAGCAGGAGGCCGTACGGCGGCTCGCCCGGGACTTCGTGGAGCGGGAGATCACCCCGAACGTCATCGCCTGGGACCGCGCCGAGGAGGCCGACCGGGCCATCGTGAAGAAGCTCGGCGAGGTCGGCTTCCTGGGGCTGACCGTCGACGAGGAGTACGGCGGCTCGGGCGGCGACCACCTCGCGTACTGCCTGGTCACGGAGGAGCTCGGGCGCGGTGACTCGTCCGTGCGCGGGATCGTGTCCGTCTCGCTCGGGCTGGTCGCCAAGACGATCGCCGCCCGGGGGAGCGAGGAGCAGAAACGGCGGTGGCTGCCGGGGCTCACCTCCGGCGAGTACGTCGGCTGCTTCGGCCTCACCGAGCCGGGCACCGGTTCCGACGCCGGCAACCTCACCACGCGCGCGGTCCGCGACGGCGACGACTACGTCGTCAACGGCACCAAGATGTTCATCACCAACGGCACCTGGGCCGATGTCGTCCTGCTCTTCGCCCGCTCCACCGACGCCCCCGGCCACAAGGGCGTCTCCGCCTTCCTCGTGCCGACCGACACCCCCGGGCTGACCCGCCGCACCATCCACGGCAAGCTCGGACTGCGCGGCCAGGCGACGGCCGAGCTGGCCCTTGAGGACGTGCGGGTGCCCGCCTCCGCGATGCTGGGGGAGGAGGGCAAGGGCTTCTCCGTCGCGATGTCGGCTCTCGCCAAGGGGCGGATGTCGGTCGCGGCGGGTTGCGTCGGCATAGCCCAGGCAGCGCTGGACGCGGCCGTGAGGTACGCGGGCGAGCGGGAGCAGTTCGGCAGGCCGATCGCCCACCACCAGCTCGTGCAGGAGCTGATCAGCGACATCGCCGTCGACGTGGACGCGGCCCGGCTGCTGACCTGGCGGGTCGCCGATCTGATCGATCGCGGGCAGCCCTTCGCCGTCGAGTCCTCCAAGGCCAAGCTCTTCGCCTCCGAGGCCGCCGTGCGCGCCGCCAACAACGCCCTTCAGGTCTTCGGCGGCTACGGCTACATCGACGAGTACCCGGCGGGCAAGCTGCTGCGCGACGCCCGTGTGATGACCCTGTACGAGGGCACCAGCCAGATCCAGAAACTCCTCATCGGCCGTGCGCTGACGGGTATTTCGGCGTTCTGA
- a CDS encoding TetR/AcrR family transcriptional regulator, protein MCAMARPRKPLLSTDRIVETARALVDAEGLAAVSTRRLAAELGVSGPSLYNHFRTKDEILEAVADSVSAQVDLSMFDDGRDWRTALHDWAVSYRAALRDHPNIVPVLATGPGRRPAGLRLADAVYGAMVRAGWPAAQATSIGALMRYFIMGSALGSFAGGFVDDAAAYDPADYPHLGQAHLLAEHQEKIDERAFETGLTALLDGLAQQYEQVRRRV, encoded by the coding sequence ATGTGCGCCATGGCCCGACCGCGCAAGCCCCTGCTGAGCACCGACCGGATCGTCGAGACGGCACGCGCGCTCGTGGACGCGGAGGGCCTCGCGGCCGTCTCCACGCGCCGGCTGGCCGCGGAGCTCGGAGTCAGCGGCCCGTCGCTCTACAACCACTTCCGCACCAAGGACGAGATCCTGGAGGCGGTCGCGGACTCGGTGAGCGCCCAGGTCGACCTGTCGATGTTCGACGACGGCCGGGACTGGCGGACCGCGCTGCACGACTGGGCGGTCTCCTACCGGGCCGCGCTGCGCGACCACCCCAACATCGTCCCCGTCCTCGCCACCGGCCCCGGGCGGCGCCCGGCCGGCCTCCGGCTCGCGGACGCGGTGTACGGCGCCATGGTCCGCGCGGGGTGGCCGGCCGCGCAGGCCACGTCGATCGGCGCGCTGATGCGGTACTTCATCATGGGTTCCGCGCTCGGGTCGTTCGCGGGCGGCTTCGTGGACGACGCGGCGGCCTACGACCCGGCCGACTACCCCCACCTCGGCCAGGCCCACCTCCTGGCCGAGCACCAGGAGAAGATCGACGAGCGGGCCTTCGAGACGGGGCTGACGGCACTGCTTGACGGGCTGGCGCAGCAGTACGAGCAGGTACGGCGGCGGGTGTAG
- a CDS encoding helix-turn-helix transcriptional regulator: MTTRDSQAPRLARLAGLLADETRAACLLALLDGRAWTAGELARHAGVAASTLSEHLGKLVAGGLLSEERQGRHRYVRLADARVAQLVEELAAHAGPGDVVRPRGLRESSAGSAMARGRTCYDHLAGRLGIALTDALALRGLLRVDTGFALTDAGVEWFGTAGIVLERGGRRPLVRPCLDWTERRPHLAGVAGAALCRHALDAGWCVRIGSSRAVKVTAVGERVLGELLGIEEGALR, from the coding sequence ATGACGACCAGGGATTCCCAGGCGCCGCGACTGGCCCGGCTCGCCGGCCTTCTCGCCGACGAGACGCGGGCGGCCTGTCTGCTGGCACTGCTGGACGGCCGGGCCTGGACCGCGGGTGAGCTCGCGCGGCATGCCGGGGTCGCCGCGTCGACACTCAGCGAACACCTCGGCAAGCTCGTCGCGGGCGGGCTGCTCAGCGAGGAACGGCAGGGGCGGCACCGGTACGTGCGGCTCGCCGACGCGCGCGTCGCGCAACTGGTGGAGGAGCTGGCCGCGCACGCCGGGCCCGGGGACGTCGTACGGCCCCGGGGCCTGCGGGAGTCGAGCGCCGGATCGGCGATGGCGCGCGGGCGCACCTGCTACGACCACCTGGCGGGGCGGCTCGGTATCGCGCTCACCGACGCGTTGGCGCTGCGCGGGTTGCTGCGGGTGGACACCGGGTTCGCCCTGACGGACGCGGGGGTCGAGTGGTTCGGCACGGCGGGGATCGTCCTGGAGCGCGGGGGCCGGCGTCCACTGGTCCGGCCGTGCCTCGACTGGACGGAGCGGCGGCCGCATCTGGCGGGGGTCGCCGGGGCCGCGTTGTGCCGGCACGCGCTGGACGCGGGGTGGTGCGTGCGGATCGGGTCCTCGCGAGCGGTGAAGGTGACTGCCGTCGGGGAGCGGGTGCTGGGGGAGCTGCTGGGGATCGAGGAGGGGGCGTTGCGGTGA
- a CDS encoding DMT family transporter — MMSTAHSRPHLLPTAAAATTVVLWASAFVSIRSAGAAYSPGALALGRLLSGCLVLGVLMVVRGEGLPPRSAWRGILISGLLWFGFYSVVLNWGEQQVDAGTAALVVNIGPILIALLGARLLGDPVPPRLLAGMAVSFAGAVTVGLSMSGGGGSSVLGVVLCLLAAVGYAGGVVAQKPALGRASALQVTTFGCLVGAVVCLPFTGQLVGEAADAPVSATLNMVYLGVFPLALAFTTWAYALARTTASRMGATTYAVPALVVLMSWLALGEVPGPLTLAGGALCLAGVAVSRSRARARAAAPETVPGPRPERAPDSV, encoded by the coding sequence ATGATGAGCACCGCCCATTCCCGCCCCCACCTGCTCCCCACCGCCGCGGCTGCCACCACTGTCGTGCTGTGGGCCTCCGCCTTCGTGTCGATCCGGAGTGCCGGGGCCGCTTACTCGCCGGGGGCACTCGCGTTGGGGCGGCTGCTCTCCGGCTGTCTGGTGCTCGGCGTGCTCATGGTCGTACGCGGGGAAGGGCTGCCGCCGCGGTCGGCCTGGCGGGGCATCCTGATATCGGGGCTGCTCTGGTTCGGGTTCTACAGCGTGGTGCTGAACTGGGGCGAGCAGCAGGTGGACGCCGGCACGGCGGCACTGGTCGTGAACATCGGCCCGATCCTCATCGCCCTGCTGGGGGCGCGGCTGCTCGGCGACCCCGTGCCACCGCGGCTGCTGGCCGGCATGGCGGTGTCGTTCGCGGGGGCCGTGACGGTCGGACTGTCGATGTCGGGTGGCGGCGGCTCCTCCGTGCTCGGCGTAGTGCTGTGCCTGCTCGCTGCCGTCGGCTACGCCGGCGGTGTCGTCGCCCAGAAGCCCGCGCTCGGTCGGGCCAGCGCGCTCCAGGTGACGACGTTCGGGTGTCTGGTCGGCGCGGTGGTGTGCCTGCCGTTCACCGGGCAGCTGGTCGGCGAGGCGGCCGACGCGCCGGTGTCGGCGACGCTCAACATGGTCTACCTGGGAGTCTTTCCGCTGGCACTGGCCTTCACGACGTGGGCGTACGCCCTGGCCCGGACGACCGCGAGCCGTATGGGCGCGACGACGTACGCGGTGCCCGCGCTGGTGGTGCTGATGTCCTGGCTGGCGCTCGGCGAGGTGCCGGGGCCGCTCACGCTCGCGGGCGGGGCGCTGTGCCTGGCGGGCGTGGCGGTGTCGCGGTCGCGCGCACGCGCACGGGCCGCGGCCCCGGAGACGGTTCCGGGACCACGGCCCGAGCGGGCGCCGGACTCAGTGTGA
- a CDS encoding MFS transporter, which translates to MDMAPSTSPVPTTVLPAVNRRRVATAAALASAVEWYDYFVFGIAAALVLGDLYFPSGSSTAGVLAAFATFAVGFLARPIGGIVAGHLGDKRGRKPMLVLALTLMGIATTGIGVLPTYDTIGVAAPVLLVLLRVVQGVAVGAQWGGAMLLATEYAPEGKRGVYGSFVQLGVPIGVVTANTVFLLAGAFTTDADFVAWAWRLPFVVGLFVLALAWYIHRHVEETPEFQRSEQELAQKEKTEQSSPLRTILRGHLGTVFLAGGSFAVNTATFYILITGVLDYTTRDLGMKKDAVLTVSLCVSLTQLVLIPAAAALSDRVGRIRIYALGAAGIALWAVPMFLLIDTGSLLWLAVATFVAGCFLSIMYGPQAALFAELFTPEMRYTGASLGYQIAAVLGGGLAPFVMVLLLEATGTSMSVSAYIIALSVIALLSIKVLAGRARSH; encoded by the coding sequence ATGGACATGGCCCCCTCCACCTCCCCCGTCCCCACGACCGTCCTCCCCGCGGTCAACCGCCGCCGCGTCGCCACCGCGGCGGCCCTCGCCTCGGCCGTCGAGTGGTACGACTACTTCGTCTTCGGCATCGCCGCCGCCCTGGTCCTCGGCGACCTGTACTTCCCCTCCGGCAGCTCCACCGCCGGAGTCCTCGCCGCCTTCGCCACCTTCGCCGTCGGCTTCCTGGCCCGCCCCATCGGCGGCATCGTCGCCGGCCACCTCGGTGACAAGCGCGGCCGCAAGCCGATGCTGGTCCTCGCACTCACCCTTATGGGCATCGCCACCACCGGGATCGGTGTCCTCCCCACCTACGACACGATCGGCGTCGCCGCCCCCGTCCTGCTGGTCCTGCTGCGCGTCGTACAGGGCGTCGCGGTGGGCGCGCAGTGGGGCGGCGCGATGCTGCTGGCCACCGAGTACGCCCCCGAGGGCAAGCGCGGTGTCTACGGCAGCTTCGTCCAACTCGGCGTCCCCATCGGCGTGGTGACCGCCAACACCGTCTTCCTGCTGGCCGGCGCGTTCACCACCGACGCCGACTTCGTGGCCTGGGCCTGGCGACTGCCCTTCGTCGTCGGCCTGTTCGTGCTCGCGCTCGCCTGGTACATCCACCGCCACGTCGAGGAGACGCCCGAATTCCAGCGCTCCGAGCAGGAGTTGGCCCAGAAGGAGAAGACCGAGCAGAGCTCGCCGCTGCGCACGATCCTGCGCGGCCACCTCGGCACCGTGTTCCTGGCCGGCGGCTCCTTCGCCGTGAACACCGCGACCTTCTACATCCTCATCACGGGCGTCCTCGACTACACCACGCGGGACCTCGGCATGAAGAAGGACGCCGTGCTCACCGTCTCGCTCTGCGTCAGCCTCACCCAGCTCGTGCTGATCCCGGCCGCCGCGGCGCTCTCCGACCGCGTCGGCCGCATCCGGATCTACGCCCTCGGCGCGGCCGGCATCGCCCTGTGGGCCGTACCGATGTTCCTGCTGATCGACACCGGCTCACTGCTGTGGCTGGCCGTCGCCACCTTCGTCGCCGGCTGCTTCCTCAGCATCATGTACGGCCCCCAGGCCGCCCTGTTCGCCGAGCTGTTCACGCCCGAGATGCGTTACACCGGCGCCTCCCTCGGCTACCAGATCGCGGCCGTGCTCGGCGGCGGCCTCGCGCCCTTCGTGATGGTCCTGCTGCTGGAGGCGACCGGCACCTCGATGTCGGTCTCCGCCTACATCATCGCGCTGTCCGTGATCGCCCTGCTGTCCATCAAGGTCCTGGCCGGCAGGGCGCGTTCACACTGA
- a CDS encoding Zn-dependent alcohol dehydrogenase, whose amino-acid sequence MVRAAVLPEVGAPLEITDIELPDPGPGRVRVRLAAAGVCHSDLSLSNGTMRVPVPAVLGHEGAGTVVAVGEGVADIAPGDPVVLNWAPSCGSCHVCSLGEVWLCANALNGAADVYARTAAGVDLHPGLNVAAFAEETVVPASCLLPLPEGVPLTDAALLGCAVLTGYGAVHHAAKVRPGETVAVYGVGGVGLAALQAARIAGAARIVAVDVSPEKEELARNAGATDYVVASENTAREIRGLTGKQGVDVAVECVGRATTIRTAWDSTRRGGRTTVVGIGGKDQQVTFNALEIFHWGRTLSGCVYGNSDPARDLPVLADHIRSGRLDLGALVTERIALDGIPAAFENMLAGKGGRALIVF is encoded by the coding sequence ATGGTTCGCGCAGCCGTCCTGCCCGAGGTGGGCGCCCCGCTGGAGATCACCGACATCGAGCTGCCCGACCCGGGCCCCGGCCGGGTCCGCGTCCGCCTCGCCGCCGCCGGGGTGTGCCACTCCGACCTTTCCCTGTCCAACGGCACCATGCGGGTGCCGGTCCCCGCGGTCCTCGGCCACGAGGGTGCGGGCACGGTCGTGGCGGTCGGCGAAGGCGTCGCGGACATCGCGCCCGGTGACCCCGTCGTCCTCAACTGGGCTCCTTCCTGCGGAAGTTGCCACGTCTGCTCGCTCGGCGAGGTGTGGCTGTGCGCCAACGCCCTGAACGGCGCCGCCGACGTGTACGCCCGCACCGCCGCCGGCGTCGACCTGCACCCCGGGCTCAACGTCGCCGCGTTCGCCGAGGAGACGGTCGTGCCGGCCTCCTGCCTCCTGCCCCTTCCCGAGGGCGTCCCCCTGACCGACGCGGCCCTCCTGGGCTGCGCGGTCCTCACCGGCTACGGCGCCGTCCACCACGCGGCGAAGGTCCGGCCCGGGGAGACGGTCGCGGTGTACGGCGTCGGGGGCGTGGGCCTGGCAGCCCTCCAGGCCGCCCGCATCGCGGGAGCCGCGCGGATCGTCGCCGTCGACGTGTCACCGGAGAAGGAGGAGCTGGCCCGCAACGCCGGGGCCACGGACTACGTGGTGGCGTCGGAGAACACCGCCCGGGAGATCCGCGGCCTGACGGGCAAGCAGGGCGTCGACGTCGCCGTGGAGTGCGTGGGCCGCGCCACGACGATCCGCACGGCCTGGGACTCCACCCGGCGCGGCGGTCGTACGACGGTCGTCGGCATCGGCGGCAAGGACCAGCAGGTCACCTTCAACGCCCTGGAGATCTTCCACTGGGGCCGGACCCTGTCCGGCTGCGTCTACGGCAACTCGGACCCGGCCCGGGACCTGCCCGTTCTGGCCGACCACATCCGCTCCGGCCGCCTGGACCTGGGCGCACTGGTGACGGAACGGATCGCCCTGGACGGCATCCCGGCGGCCTTCGAGAACATGCTGGCCGGCAAGGGCGGCCGTGCGCTGATCGTCTTCTGA
- a CDS encoding aldehyde dehydrogenase family protein, producing MKAHDGMYIDGAWRPAAGTDVIEVVNPVDEQVIGHVPAGTAADVDAAVRAARAALPAWSATAPAERAARLTALRDVLLARKDEIAETVTAELGAPLQFSQNVHAAVPIAVAGSYAELVATYAFEEKAGNSTVYLEPVGVVGAITPWNYPLHQVVAKVAPALAAGCTIVLKPAEDTPLVAQLFAEAVHEAGVPAGVFNLVTGLGPVAGQALAEHPDVDLVSFTGSTAVGRRIGATAGAAVKRVALELGGKSANVILPSADLAKAVNVGVANVMSNSGQTCSAWTRMLVHRERYEEAVELAAAAAAKYGPRIGPVVNAKQLARVRGYIDKGVAEGARLVTGGTKSPHERGYFVAPTVFADVTCEMTVAQEEIFGPVLVILPYEDEEDALRIANGTVYGLAGAVWAGDEAEAVAFARRMDTGQVDINGGRFNPLAPFGGYKQSGVGRELGAHGLAEYLQTKSLQF from the coding sequence ATGAAGGCACACGACGGCATGTACATCGACGGCGCCTGGCGCCCCGCCGCCGGTACGGACGTGATCGAGGTCGTGAACCCGGTCGACGAACAGGTCATCGGCCACGTGCCCGCGGGCACCGCCGCCGACGTCGACGCGGCCGTACGGGCCGCCCGTGCCGCGCTCCCGGCCTGGTCCGCCACCGCGCCCGCCGAGCGGGCCGCCCGGCTCACCGCCCTGAGGGACGTCCTGCTGGCCCGCAAGGACGAGATCGCGGAGACAGTCACCGCGGAGCTCGGCGCACCCCTGCAGTTCTCGCAGAACGTGCACGCGGCCGTGCCCATCGCGGTCGCGGGCTCCTACGCCGAGCTGGTGGCGACGTACGCCTTCGAGGAGAAGGCCGGCAACTCGACCGTCTACCTGGAGCCGGTCGGCGTGGTCGGCGCGATCACCCCCTGGAACTACCCGCTGCACCAGGTCGTCGCCAAGGTCGCCCCCGCGCTGGCGGCCGGCTGCACGATCGTCCTCAAGCCCGCCGAGGACACCCCGCTGGTCGCCCAGCTCTTCGCCGAGGCGGTCCACGAGGCCGGCGTACCGGCCGGTGTGTTCAACCTGGTCACCGGGCTCGGCCCGGTCGCTGGACAGGCCCTTGCCGAGCATCCGGACGTGGACCTGGTGTCCTTCACCGGCTCCACGGCCGTCGGCCGGCGGATCGGCGCGACCGCGGGCGCGGCCGTGAAGCGGGTCGCCCTGGAGCTGGGCGGCAAGTCCGCCAACGTCATCCTGCCGAGCGCCGACCTCGCCAAGGCGGTCAACGTCGGCGTCGCCAATGTGATGTCCAACTCCGGCCAGACGTGCAGCGCGTGGACCCGGATGCTGGTGCACCGGGAGCGCTACGAGGAGGCGGTCGAGCTGGCCGCCGCGGCCGCCGCGAAGTACGGCCCGCGCATCGGCCCGGTCGTCAACGCCAAGCAGCTGGCCCGGGTGCGCGGTTACATCGACAAGGGTGTCGCGGAAGGTGCGCGGCTGGTGACCGGCGGCACGAAATCTCCGCACGAGCGGGGCTACTTCGTCGCCCCGACCGTCTTCGCCGACGTGACGTGCGAGATGACCGTCGCCCAGGAGGAGATCTTCGGTCCGGTCCTGGTGATCCTCCCCTACGAGGACGAGGAGGACGCCCTGCGTATCGCCAATGGCACGGTCTACGGCCTCGCGGGCGCCGTCTGGGCGGGCGACGAGGCGGAGGCGGTGGCATTCGCCCGCCGTATGGACACCGGCCAGGTCGACATCAACGGCGGCCGCTTCAACCCCCTTGCCCCCTTCGGCGGTTACAAGCAGTCGGGCGTCGGCCGGGAACTCGGCGCGCACGGACTCGCCGAGTACCTCCAGACCAAGTCCCTGCAGTTCTGA
- a CDS encoding ABC transporter ATP-binding protein gives MTRAISLQDVSKTYTRDVRVVDRLSLDIEPGEFLVLLGPSGCGKSTVLRMIAGLEEITEGRLLLDGEEANDLLPSERNMAMVFQNFALYPNMTSRGNIGFPLRVENPGEDPRPRVDATARMLGIEDLLDRLPAQLSGGERQRVAMGRAIARHPSAFLMDEPLSNLDAKLRNHLRAEISKLTRELGVTTVYVTHDQAEAMSLGDRVAVLRGGVLQQLGTPRAVYALPRNVFVAAFIGTPRINLLRGLVRAPLDGAMTISLGKQYLRLPEPLSQDHQLLRVQQGREVIVGLRSEAIRIAKHSSARPGEVPLTGLVEHVEFQGHEILVHFNTGSQPAVVPDLEAPRPASRPSRRRRRDSGATVLGRLRERAGAMRAGPVVVLDEPADPDPAATPSEPRLPGDLVVRTTPDIDLRRGLQVPLLVDIAHLFVFDQHGERISPAPARLPDLEE, from the coding sequence ATGACACGCGCCATCTCCCTGCAGGACGTGAGCAAGACCTACACGCGAGACGTTCGCGTGGTGGACCGGCTGTCGCTGGACATCGAGCCCGGCGAGTTCCTCGTCCTGCTCGGGCCCTCGGGCTGCGGCAAGTCCACCGTGCTGCGCATGATCGCCGGGCTGGAGGAGATCACCGAGGGCAGGCTGCTGCTCGACGGCGAGGAGGCCAACGACCTGCTGCCCTCCGAGCGGAACATGGCGATGGTCTTCCAGAATTTCGCCCTCTACCCGAACATGACGAGCCGCGGGAACATCGGATTCCCGCTGCGGGTGGAGAACCCGGGCGAGGACCCGCGCCCCCGCGTCGACGCCACCGCCCGCATGCTCGGCATCGAGGACCTCCTGGACCGCCTCCCAGCCCAGCTCTCCGGCGGCGAGCGGCAGCGCGTCGCCATGGGCCGGGCCATCGCCCGCCACCCGTCCGCGTTCCTCATGGACGAGCCGCTGTCCAACCTCGACGCCAAGCTCCGCAACCATCTGCGCGCCGAGATCTCCAAGCTCACCCGCGAACTGGGCGTCACCACGGTCTACGTCACCCACGACCAGGCCGAGGCCATGTCACTCGGCGACCGGGTCGCCGTGCTGCGCGGTGGGGTCCTGCAGCAGCTCGGCACCCCGCGCGCGGTCTACGCCCTGCCCCGCAACGTCTTCGTCGCCGCCTTCATCGGCACCCCGCGCATCAACCTGCTGCGCGGCCTGGTCCGCGCCCCGCTCGACGGCGCGATGACCATCAGCCTGGGCAAGCAGTATCTGCGGCTGCCCGAACCCCTGTCCCAGGACCACCAGTTGCTCCGCGTCCAGCAGGGGCGCGAGGTGATCGTCGGCCTGCGCTCGGAGGCCATCCGCATCGCCAAGCACAGCTCCGCCCGCCCCGGCGAGGTGCCGCTCACCGGTCTGGTGGAGCACGTGGAGTTCCAGGGGCACGAGATCCTCGTCCACTTCAACACCGGCTCCCAGCCCGCCGTCGTACCGGACCTGGAGGCGCCCCGTCCCGCCTCGCGGCCGTCCCGGCGGCGGCGCAGGGACAGCGGGGCGACGGTGCTGGGGCGGCTGCGGGAGCGGGCGGGCGCGATGCGGGCCGGACCGGTGGTGGTCCTGGACGAGCCGGCCGACCCGGACCCGGCGGCGACGCCCTCGGAGCCCCGCCTCCCCGGCGACCTGGTGGTCCGCACCACCCCCGACATCGACCTCCGCCGCGGCCTGCAGGTCCCCCTCCTCGTCGACATCGCCCACCTGTTCGTCTTCGACCAGCACGGCGAGCGGATCTCCCCGGCTCCGGCGCGGCTGCCCGACCTGGAGGAGTAG
- a CDS encoding class F sortase, whose product MHPGRRPSRHDGHPRAPPGRLPAPAPRASDARPAPHRTAPRRTAPPPRPLSRSRPTRVVIPDTGVGAPVFGLGLDRDRRLTAPPDDDGHRVGWYEGGPSPGEQGTAVVVGHLDTRTGPAVFAGHGELGPGHLVELRRADGRRAVHTVDRVRTYEKAHFPNGEVYGARGRPELRLITCGGIYDRRTGYAGNTVVFAHLTRTR is encoded by the coding sequence GTGCACCCAGGACGACGGCCCTCCCGCCACGACGGCCACCCCCGCGCACCCCCCGGCCGGCTCCCGGCCCCCGCCCCCCGCGCCTCCGACGCGCGCCCCGCCCCGCACCGGACGGCACCGCGCCGCACCGCCCCGCCGCCCCGCCCGCTGTCCCGCTCCCGCCCGACCCGCGTCGTCATCCCCGACACCGGGGTCGGCGCCCCGGTCTTCGGCCTCGGCCTGGACCGCGACCGCCGGCTCACCGCGCCCCCCGATGACGACGGCCACCGGGTGGGCTGGTACGAGGGCGGCCCCTCGCCGGGCGAACAGGGCACCGCAGTCGTCGTCGGCCATCTGGACACCCGGACCGGCCCCGCGGTCTTCGCCGGTCACGGCGAGCTCGGCCCCGGCCACCTCGTCGAACTGCGCCGCGCGGACGGCCGGAGAGCCGTCCACACCGTCGACAGGGTCCGGACGTACGAGAAGGCGCACTTCCCCAACGGCGAGGTCTACGGCGCCCGCGGCCGGCCCGAGCTGCGGCTGATCACCTGCGGCGGCATCTACGACCGCAGGACCGGCTACGCGGGCAACACCGTGGTGTTCGCGCACCTCACCCGCACACGGTGA
- a CDS encoding MFS transporter yields the protein MRPGGNRGWLLRLVIAFSFAQGAVSMARPAVSYRALALGADERAVGVIAGVYALLPLFAAVPLGRRTDHGRCAPLLPVGVALIAGGCALSGLADSLWAMAVWSGVMGLGHLCFVIGAQSLVARQSAPHEQDRNFGHFTIGASLGQLVGPIAAGALIGGPDMAGTSALALLVAGAGAAAAFTSLWRIEDRTAVNSRAAQADRVAVGSILRARGVPAGMLISLSVLSATDILTAYLPVVGEHRDIAPSVIGVLLSLRAGATVACRLVLTPLLRLLGRTALLTVTCLLAAVLCAGIALPVPVWALGLMLTALGFCLGVGQPLSMTTVVQAAPDGARSTALALRLTGNRLGQVAAPATAGLVAGLVGAAAPFVMLGGLLLLSAGVALRSPAPDGGKVTGRRATLPHSARRM from the coding sequence ATGAGGCCCGGTGGGAACCGCGGCTGGCTGCTCCGCCTCGTCATCGCCTTCTCCTTCGCACAGGGGGCGGTGTCGATGGCCCGGCCCGCCGTCTCCTACCGGGCCCTCGCGCTGGGCGCCGACGAGCGGGCGGTCGGCGTCATCGCGGGCGTCTACGCCCTCCTCCCGCTCTTCGCCGCCGTACCGCTGGGCCGCCGCACCGACCACGGCCGCTGCGCGCCCCTGCTCCCGGTCGGCGTCGCACTGATCGCCGGCGGCTGCGCCCTGAGCGGGCTCGCCGACTCCCTGTGGGCGATGGCGGTGTGGAGCGGCGTGATGGGGCTCGGCCACCTCTGCTTCGTGATCGGCGCCCAGTCCTTGGTGGCCCGCCAATCCGCCCCGCACGAACAGGACCGCAACTTCGGGCACTTCACCATCGGCGCCTCCCTCGGCCAGCTCGTCGGCCCGATCGCGGCGGGCGCGCTGATCGGCGGTCCCGACATGGCGGGCACGAGCGCGCTGGCGCTGCTGGTGGCAGGCGCGGGCGCCGCGGCCGCCTTCACCTCGTTGTGGCGCATCGAGGACCGTACGGCGGTCAACTCCCGTGCGGCGCAAGCGGACCGGGTCGCCGTGGGCAGCATCCTGCGGGCCCGGGGCGTGCCCGCCGGCATGCTCATCAGCCTCTCCGTGCTGTCCGCCACCGACATCCTCACCGCCTATCTCCCGGTGGTCGGCGAGCACCGCGATATCGCGCCCTCCGTGATCGGCGTGCTGCTCAGCCTGCGGGCCGGCGCCACCGTCGCCTGCCGGCTCGTCCTGACTCCGCTGCTACGGCTGCTCGGCCGGACCGCGCTGCTGACCGTGACGTGCCTGCTGGCCGCCGTACTGTGTGCGGGCATCGCGCTGCCGGTGCCGGTCTGGGCCCTCGGACTGATGCTGACGGCGCTCGGCTTCTGCCTGGGCGTCGGCCAGCCGCTGTCCATGACGACCGTCGTCCAGGCCGCCCCCGACGGCGCCCGCTCCACCGCGCTCGCCCTGCGGCTGACCGGCAACCGCCTCGGCCAGGTCGCCGCCCCCGCGACGGCGGGCTTGGTCGCGGGCCTCGTCGGCGCGGCCGCGCCCTTCGTCATGCTCGGGGGGCTGCTGTTGCTGTCGGCGGGGGTCGCGCTGCGCTCGCCTGCTCCGGACGGAGGAAAAGTGACGGGGCGTCGGGCGACGCTCCCGCACTCCGCGCGCCGCATGTGA